From the genome of Niabella agricola, one region includes:
- a CDS encoding ligand-binding sensor domain-containing protein, whose product MKERVLLIFIFLLFRSTGGIAQSFYFTHYQVDDGLSNNAVLCMMQDKLGFMWFGTRDGLNRFDGLSYKVFGNGPLDPNTIGSNAIMCLSEDTYKNIWVGTEKGLYVFDQLTEKFTQFPKAGNGAIQALKVVDNKVYYITLYVLYCFDIRTKALKTYTFPNEVTAFSLFKDGALWITSTAGQVARYNPATDRFDNLYNVFTKSRNTVSQRIQSICEAGAGKILVGTSNEGLKLLDTKNGDYKDLLTYNVDRTDINVMDILNTGTDEYWIATQSGIYIMDLKSNQYSYISKQYEDPYSLSNNIVQSLFEDRQGGIWVSTYFGGVNYFSTRQMIFKKYFPKKSEPSISGYAVGEMKSDKNGKLWIATEDAGLNRFDPATGRFINFNPAVKKGSITYSNVQCLLVSEDSVWAGTFLHGLDLLNLKGEKIRNYNTLNSSIGSNFSDALLKTSTGVIMAGTDKGVYTFNRSGNTFEPVRALPQTFFRALGEDSSGNIWAGTYGNGVYQYNLNTNQTQHYLLSPGTNKSVASNTINYIFCGADHTVWFATEGGLGKLNSRTGALTIYTTQQNLPANVIYAIVEDDKKDLWLSTSRGLARFTPSTNQVRVFSKSDGLLTDQFNYRSACKDQNGNIYFGSIKGMISFHPDSIRETRLPAPVYITGFQVYNKELPINAQSPLRQSILFTSGITLPYNQSSFSIDFAALDYSSPLTIKYAYKMEGLDKTWNVLSTNRKAYFTELSPGKYTFIVKNISDTGQQPAHYARLTIEILPPLWLTWEAYLAYIAGTLSLTYFLIMFFINRSKERHKRRLEKMAFEKEKEHYEDKIDFFTNVAHEIKTPLTLIKGPMENIMDAIGTSSPIQRNLDLMNRNTDRLMHLANQILDFRKIELNGFHLNFAQINISELLRGIYQRFKPIADSNHLHFALAADEEIYACADEEALIKIFGNLIDNAIKYAATSVMTTLEYSNHNNSYRMMVTNDGFVIPEGDREKIFESFYRVKDTAAQSGTGIGLTLSRTLAEMHSGTLVLDTGAKEQNVFILELPVNPNNGN is encoded by the coding sequence ATGAAAGAAAGGGTACTGCTCATATTTATTTTTCTGCTTTTCAGAAGCACAGGAGGCATTGCACAATCCTTTTATTTTACCCACTACCAGGTAGACGATGGATTGTCAAACAATGCCGTTCTGTGCATGATGCAGGACAAGCTGGGGTTTATGTGGTTTGGCACACGCGACGGACTGAATCGCTTTGATGGATTGTCCTATAAAGTTTTCGGAAACGGCCCCCTGGATCCGAATACGATCGGGAGCAATGCGATCATGTGTTTGTCGGAAGATACGTATAAAAATATATGGGTGGGCACCGAAAAAGGGCTTTATGTTTTTGATCAGCTTACCGAAAAATTCACACAGTTTCCAAAAGCCGGCAACGGGGCCATACAGGCGCTTAAAGTGGTCGACAACAAAGTTTACTATATAACGCTCTATGTGCTTTACTGTTTTGACATCAGGACAAAAGCATTAAAAACATACACATTTCCCAATGAAGTAACTGCTTTTTCCTTATTTAAGGATGGCGCTCTTTGGATCACCTCTACAGCCGGGCAGGTAGCACGATACAATCCCGCAACAGACCGGTTCGACAACCTGTATAATGTCTTTACCAAATCCAGGAATACGGTTTCACAGCGGATACAATCTATTTGTGAGGCCGGAGCAGGCAAAATTCTGGTGGGCACTTCCAACGAGGGATTGAAATTACTCGACACAAAGAACGGGGATTATAAAGACCTGCTCACTTACAATGTAGACAGGACCGATATCAACGTAATGGACATCCTGAACACCGGTACAGATGAGTACTGGATCGCTACACAGTCGGGTATCTATATCATGGATCTCAAAAGCAATCAGTACAGTTATATCAGCAAGCAATACGAAGACCCCTATTCACTTTCTAACAATATCGTACAATCGCTGTTTGAAGACCGGCAGGGGGGCATCTGGGTCAGCACCTATTTTGGCGGGGTCAACTACTTCTCCACCCGGCAAATGATCTTTAAAAAATATTTTCCAAAAAAAAGCGAACCTTCCATCAGCGGATACGCCGTGGGTGAAATGAAAAGCGATAAAAACGGGAAATTATGGATCGCTACAGAGGATGCCGGTCTTAACCGGTTCGACCCGGCAACCGGGCGCTTTATCAACTTTAACCCCGCGGTAAAAAAAGGAAGCATTACCTACTCCAACGTTCAATGTTTGCTGGTAAGTGAGGACTCTGTATGGGCCGGCACTTTTTTACACGGCCTGGATCTTTTAAATCTGAAAGGAGAAAAAATACGAAACTACAATACGCTTAACTCTTCCATTGGCAGCAATTTTTCCGATGCCCTATTAAAAACTTCAACGGGTGTTATTATGGCAGGAACAGACAAAGGCGTTTACACCTTTAACAGATCAGGGAATACTTTTGAGCCGGTTCGGGCATTGCCACAAACGTTCTTCAGAGCACTAGGCGAAGACAGCTCCGGAAATATATGGGCAGGAACCTACGGAAATGGGGTCTATCAATACAATCTTAACACCAATCAAACGCAGCACTACCTGCTTTCACCCGGCACTAATAAAAGCGTGGCCAGCAATACGATCAATTATATTTTTTGCGGGGCCGATCATACAGTCTGGTTTGCCACGGAAGGTGGTTTGGGTAAGCTTAACTCCCGTACCGGCGCTTTAACTATTTACACCACCCAGCAAAATCTTCCGGCTAACGTTATTTACGCCATCGTGGAAGACGACAAAAAAGATCTCTGGCTCAGTACATCAAGAGGATTGGCCCGGTTTACGCCGTCCACCAATCAGGTAAGGGTTTTCTCCAAGTCGGACGGGTTATTAACAGACCAATTCAACTACCGGTCGGCCTGCAAAGACCAGAACGGCAATATCTACTTTGGAAGTATCAAGGGGATGATCAGCTTTCATCCGGATTCCATCCGCGAAACCCGGTTACCGGCTCCGGTGTACATTACCGGATTTCAGGTGTATAATAAAGAACTGCCGATTAATGCACAGTCGCCACTCCGGCAATCCATTCTATTCACATCCGGCATCACGCTGCCATACAACCAGTCTTCATTTAGTATTGATTTTGCTGCTTTGGATTACAGCTCACCGCTTACCATAAAATATGCCTATAAAATGGAGGGGCTGGATAAAACCTGGAACGTCCTGTCTACAAACCGGAAGGCTTATTTTACAGAGCTCTCACCCGGTAAGTATACCTTTATTGTAAAAAACATCAGTGATACCGGGCAGCAGCCGGCTCATTATGCCCGGTTAACCATCGAGATACTGCCGCCGCTCTGGCTCACCTGGGAGGCGTATCTGGCCTATATTGCGGGCACATTGTCCCTTACCTATTTTTTGATCATGTTCTTTATAAACCGGTCAAAAGAACGGCACAAAAGAAGACTTGAAAAAATGGCCTTTGAAAAAGAAAAAGAACATTATGAAGACAAAATTGATTTTTTTACCAATGTGGCTCACGAGATAAAAACGCCGCTGACCCTCATAAAAGGTCCGATGGAAAACATAATGGATGCGATCGGCACTTCATCCCCCATTCAGCGGAACCTGGATCTGATGAATCGCAATACCGACCGGCTGATGCATCTTGCCAACCAGATCCTTGATTTCAGAAAGATCGAGTTAAACGGTTTTCATCTGAACTTTGCACAGATCAATATTTCGGAGCTGCTCCGGGGAATTTATCAACGGTTCAAACCCATTGCGGACAGCAATCATCTCCATTTCGCACTGGCCGCTGATGAAGAGATCTATGCCTGTGCCGATGAGGAAGCCCTCATAAAAATATTCGGTAACCTGATCGATAATGCGATAAAATATGCAGCTACATCCGTTATGACCACATTGGAATACAGCAACCATAACAACAGCTACAGAATGATGGTAACCAATGATGGCTTTGTTATACCGGAAGGCGACCGGGAAAAAATATTCGAAAGTTTTTACCGGGTCAAAGATACCGCAGCGCAGTCCGGCACCGGAATCGGGCTCACGCTAAGCCGTACCCTCGCAGAGATGCACAGTGGAACCCTGGTACTGGATACCGGGGCAAAGGAGCAAAATGTATTTATCCTTGAGCTGCCGGTGAATCCCAATAACGGAAATTGA
- a CDS encoding response regulator transcription factor, which translates to MKPVILLVEDNKDILDFIENNLEDQYEVKKTTNGRDALAVLRNEIIDLIVSDVMMPVMDGFELCRTIKSDVELSHLPCVLLTAKNTLQARLQGLELGADVYIEKPFSPKHLKMQIASLLANRAKIKNYFANSPVAHLKTIAHTKADERFLESVNLIIEEHLQEPELDVDRLARYMNMSRTTFYRKINAISDLTPNDLINLTRLKKAATLMNEGYNINEVSDRVGYNSPKIFSKNFEKQFGMMPSEYIQEHLKGKK; encoded by the coding sequence ATGAAACCCGTAATATTATTAGTAGAGGACAACAAGGATATACTTGACTTCATTGAAAACAATCTGGAAGATCAATACGAAGTAAAAAAAACCACCAACGGGAGGGATGCGCTGGCGGTGCTTCGCAATGAGATCATAGATCTCATCGTGAGTGATGTAATGATGCCGGTAATGGATGGATTTGAGCTATGCCGGACGATTAAATCAGATGTAGAGCTCAGCCACCTCCCCTGCGTACTGCTCACTGCAAAGAACACGCTGCAGGCCCGGCTCCAGGGGCTTGAGCTGGGTGCTGATGTATATATTGAAAAGCCCTTCTCTCCCAAACATCTCAAAATGCAGATCGCCAGCCTGCTGGCAAACAGGGCCAAGATAAAAAATTATTTTGCCAACTCTCCTGTTGCACATCTCAAAACCATTGCCCATACAAAGGCCGATGAGCGTTTTTTAGAATCGGTAAACCTTATTATTGAAGAACATTTACAGGAGCCGGAGCTCGATGTTGATCGCCTGGCCCGGTATATGAATATGAGCCGCACCACCTTTTACCGGAAAATCAATGCGATATCCGATCTTACACCAAACGACCTGATCAATTTAACCCGGCTAAAAAAAGCAGCTACGTTAATGAATGAAGGATACAATATCAATGAAGTATCGGACCGTGTGGGCTACAACTCCCCCAAGATATTCAGCAAAAATTTCGAAAAGCAATTCGGGATGATGCCTTCTGAGTACATACAGGAGCATCTGAAAGGGAAAAAGTAA
- the fucP gene encoding L-fucose:H+ symporter permease, with product MINKACFNNHRSLLEKAIYRPITANTSAIEKIKFTEKKYIPVFVFVTALFMLWGVAHSISDVLNKHFQNVLNISKAQSGLIQMSVFGAYFVMSIPAGWFMKRFGYKPGVLLGLILFAGGTFLFVPAANAGSFDFFRIALFVLGCGMATLETVAHPFAAALGDQRSSDRRVNFAQSFNAVGTIVGPAIGTVLLLGNTGNNMEDSLSPVKILYIDLGIFILLIAVVFLLLRMPLMFAAHAGHTGATDAENVDPVPGKTLVKHRHFVWAAIAQFFNVAAQAGTWGYFINYGHDVMGLSDEKAGSLMVLFMAMMAAGRFVGTYLMKWIAPNRLLAVFSLGSILSCLVVAQKWGWVSYGALFAINFFFSIMFPTIFSLGLKNLGRRTQQASSFISMGVVGGSVMPYFMGKIADEDVAAAYYLPVVCYVIIFLFTALFYKPRIRAR from the coding sequence ATAATAAATAAAGCCTGTTTTAACAACCATAGATCACTCCTGGAAAAAGCAATATACAGACCAATAACAGCTAACACCTCAGCAATAGAAAAAATAAAGTTTACAGAAAAGAAATATATCCCTGTTTTTGTGTTTGTGACGGCTTTGTTTATGTTATGGGGCGTTGCGCATTCCATCAGTGATGTACTGAACAAGCATTTTCAGAATGTGCTGAATATATCAAAGGCACAGTCGGGGCTGATTCAAATGTCGGTATTCGGTGCTTATTTCGTAATGAGTATTCCTGCGGGCTGGTTTATGAAACGTTTTGGATATAAACCGGGCGTTTTGCTTGGACTGATCCTTTTTGCGGGCGGAACGTTTTTATTTGTACCTGCCGCCAATGCGGGGTCCTTTGATTTTTTCAGGATCGCTCTATTTGTACTGGGCTGTGGTATGGCTACTCTGGAAACGGTGGCGCATCCATTTGCCGCGGCATTGGGCGACCAGCGTAGCAGCGACCGGCGTGTTAATTTTGCGCAATCTTTTAATGCGGTGGGCACCATTGTAGGGCCTGCCATCGGTACGGTTCTCCTGCTGGGCAATACCGGCAATAATATGGAGGACAGCCTCAGCCCGGTAAAAATTTTATATATAGACCTGGGGATATTTATTTTGCTTATTGCTGTTGTATTCCTGCTGCTGCGGATGCCTTTGATGTTCGCTGCGCATGCCGGACATACCGGAGCAACGGATGCTGAGAATGTGGATCCGGTTCCGGGGAAAACATTGGTAAAGCACCGGCATTTTGTCTGGGCGGCCATCGCGCAATTTTTTAATGTAGCGGCACAAGCCGGTACCTGGGGCTATTTTATCAACTATGGGCATGATGTAATGGGGTTAAGCGATGAAAAGGCCGGGAGCTTGATGGTGCTGTTTATGGCAATGATGGCGGCCGGGCGCTTTGTGGGTACCTATCTTATGAAATGGATCGCTCCCAACCGGCTGCTGGCTGTTTTTTCGCTGGGAAGCATTCTATCCTGCCTGGTGGTTGCGCAAAAATGGGGTTGGGTATCCTATGGTGCACTGTTTGCGATCAATTTCTTTTTCAGCATCATGTTTCCGACTATTTTCAGCCTGGGTCTTAAAAATCTCGGGAGGCGCACCCAGCAGGCGTCCTCTTTTATTTCGATGGGGGTGGTTGGTGGTTCCGTGATGCCTTATTTTATGGGAAAAATAGCGGATGAAGATGTGGCAGCCGCCTATTATCTGCCTGTGGTTTGTTATGTGATTATTTTTTTATTTACAGCTCTATTTTATAAACCGCGTATACGGGCCAGATGA
- a CDS encoding discoidin domain-containing protein, with product MLRIVLIFCCVFIAGNVAAQRVISLNSSAGTGSWKLRSQDEVGRDSIKIFSENYPAENWIKAVVPGTVFTSYVEAGIEKDPNFGDNIYQVDKHKYNRNFWYRAVFNTPSFSNSENVWLNFEGINRKGELFLNGYRLGMLDGFMQRGHFNITRLLNRSGKNVLAVLVAYPPTPIPNYQSPTYISSDGWDWMPSVPGLLSGITDDVFLSVTGGVTIEDPWIRTRVPAADRGVVSISSGLRNGSEKDISGQCIINIQPGNIELHRNFKIAAGKEVEASFDTATYKQLVVKNPKLWWPNGYGAPHLYTCSIKYVANGAVLDSREIKFGIREYAYDTTGSVLHLYINGKRVFVKGGNWGMSEYLLRCRGEEYGLKVKLHREMNMNMIRNWIGSVTDEEFYDACDKYGIMVWDDFWLNSHPNLPEDVFAFNRNAVEKIRRLRNHASIAVWCGDNEGYPLPPLNGWLRENVNAYDKGDRWYQANSHSDALTGSGPWTNFQPDWYFTKYPGGFGGNSGWGFRTEIGTAVFTTFESFKKFMPQKDWWPRNDMWDKHFFGKSAANGGPDRYEKSINESYGTATGIEDFCRKAQLLNIETNKALYEGWQHHMWNDASGVMTWMSQSAYPSFVWQTYDYYYDLNGAYWGVKKACEPVHIQWNPADNAVNVVNTSPADARKVTAVAEVYNMDGRLQQKYSKSMRSDAPSNASTSFFNIPFTVDNLAYRKAVTASSSPGVFEPALCVADNNRGSRWSSAYHDDEWICIDLGAPTEIASVVLNWEAAYGKAYRLLVAVDTSSWQEVYSTTNGKGGLETIRFKPVTARYVKMRGVKRATQWGYSLYEMEVYRAKKVATGLSAVHFIKLRLTDDAGKLISDNFYWRGNKPNDYKDLNRLPKSDLEISSKLSRDNGRATISAVIGNLKKSVAFAIRVQAYRKSDGERILPAIMNSNYFTLLGGESKRITITFDEKLLPDGEYLLKAEPYNK from the coding sequence ATGTTAAGAATTGTACTCATATTTTGTTGCGTTTTTATTGCAGGAAATGTAGCCGCCCAGCGGGTAATTTCCTTAAACAGTAGTGCCGGTACCGGCTCTTGGAAGCTGCGGTCACAGGACGAAGTTGGCCGGGACAGTATTAAGATCTTCTCTGAAAACTACCCTGCTGAGAACTGGATAAAGGCCGTAGTGCCTGGTACGGTCTTTACCTCTTATGTAGAAGCCGGAATAGAAAAGGATCCCAACTTTGGCGACAATATTTACCAGGTAGACAAGCATAAATATAACCGGAATTTTTGGTACCGCGCGGTATTCAATACTCCGTCTTTCTCCAACAGTGAAAATGTATGGCTGAATTTTGAGGGTATTAACCGGAAAGGAGAGCTGTTTTTGAATGGTTACCGTCTGGGGATGCTGGACGGATTTATGCAGCGTGGTCATTTTAATATAACCCGCCTGCTGAACCGGAGTGGGAAGAATGTGCTGGCCGTGCTGGTGGCTTATCCACCAACACCCATCCCTAATTATCAGAGCCCGACCTATATTTCAAGCGATGGATGGGACTGGATGCCTTCTGTGCCCGGCTTGCTATCCGGTATCACTGACGATGTGTTTTTATCAGTGACCGGCGGCGTTACGATCGAGGATCCCTGGATAAGAACCCGGGTGCCGGCGGCCGACCGGGGCGTGGTGTCCATATCCTCCGGTCTTCGTAATGGCAGCGAAAAGGACATCAGCGGGCAGTGTATTATAAATATCCAGCCCGGCAATATTGAGCTGCACCGGAACTTTAAAATTGCCGCCGGAAAGGAAGTGGAAGCATCTTTTGATACGGCTACATATAAGCAATTGGTGGTTAAGAACCCAAAACTGTGGTGGCCCAACGGCTATGGCGCCCCTCATTTATACACCTGTTCCATTAAGTACGTTGCGAATGGTGCTGTGTTGGATAGCCGGGAAATAAAATTCGGGATCAGGGAATATGCGTATGATACAACAGGAAGCGTACTTCATTTGTATATTAACGGTAAAAGGGTTTTTGTTAAGGGAGGCAACTGGGGCATGAGCGAATATCTGTTGCGCTGCCGGGGCGAAGAATATGGCCTGAAGGTAAAGCTGCACAGAGAAATGAACATGAACATGATCCGCAACTGGATCGGTTCCGTGACCGACGAAGAATTTTATGATGCCTGCGATAAGTACGGCATCATGGTTTGGGATGATTTCTGGCTGAACTCACACCCCAATCTGCCGGAAGATGTTTTTGCATTTAACAGGAACGCTGTGGAAAAGATCAGGCGCCTGCGCAACCATGCAAGCATTGCCGTTTGGTGCGGTGATAATGAGGGTTATCCGCTACCTCCGTTAAACGGCTGGCTGCGCGAGAATGTGAACGCCTATGACAAAGGAGACCGCTGGTATCAGGCCAATTCGCACAGCGACGCTTTGACCGGAAGCGGCCCCTGGACCAATTTTCAGCCGGATTGGTATTTTACGAAATATCCCGGAGGCTTTGGAGGTAATAGCGGGTGGGGATTTCGCACGGAGATCGGGACCGCTGTTTTCACCACATTTGAGAGCTTTAAAAAATTCATGCCTCAAAAAGACTGGTGGCCGCGCAATGATATGTGGGATAAACATTTTTTTGGAAAGTCTGCAGCCAACGGTGGTCCGGACCGGTATGAGAAAAGCATTAATGAAAGTTACGGAACCGCAACGGGTATCGAGGACTTTTGCCGTAAAGCGCAGTTGCTGAATATTGAAACCAATAAAGCATTGTATGAGGGGTGGCAACATCATATGTGGAATGATGCGTCTGGTGTAATGACCTGGATGAGTCAGTCGGCCTACCCGTCTTTTGTATGGCAGACCTATGATTATTACTATGATCTGAACGGTGCTTACTGGGGCGTTAAAAAGGCTTGCGAGCCGGTACACATTCAGTGGAATCCTGCAGACAACGCCGTTAATGTGGTGAATACTTCACCGGCAGATGCACGCAAGGTTACCGCGGTTGCGGAGGTATATAATATGGACGGCCGTCTGCAGCAGAAATATTCAAAAAGTATGAGATCGGATGCACCGTCCAATGCATCCACTTCATTTTTCAATATTCCCTTTACGGTGGACAACCTGGCTTACCGCAAAGCAGTGACCGCATCTTCGTCGCCTGGTGTATTTGAGCCGGCCTTATGCGTTGCAGATAATAATAGGGGAAGCCGATGGTCAAGCGCATACCATGATGATGAGTGGATCTGTATTGACCTGGGCGCGCCAACCGAGATAGCTTCGGTGGTGCTGAACTGGGAAGCCGCTTATGGTAAGGCATACAGGCTGTTGGTGGCTGTAGACACTTCCAGCTGGCAGGAGGTATATAGCACAACAAACGGAAAAGGAGGTTTGGAAACCATTCGTTTTAAACCGGTAACGGCGCGGTATGTAAAAATGCGGGGCGTAAAGCGGGCTACACAATGGGGATACTCTCTATATGAAATGGAAGTATACCGCGCTAAGAAAGTGGCAACGGGTTTATCGGCTGTCCATTTTATTAAACTGCGGTTAACCGATGATGCCGGGAAACTGATCAGTGATAATTTCTACTGGCGGGGCAATAAACCCAATGACTATAAGGATTTAAACAGGTTACCCAAATCGGATCTGGAAATCAGTTCAAAACTTTCCAGGGATAACGGAAGGGCCACGATCAGTGCGGTCATTGGTAACTTGAAAAAGTCCGTAGCTTTTGCAATACGGGTACAGGCATACCGCAAAAGCGACGGCGAGAGGATCCTGCCGGCGATAATGAATAGCAATTACTTTACACTGCTTGGAGGCGAATCAAAGCGGATTACGATCACCTTTGATGAAAAGCTGTTGCCGGACGGGGAATACCTGCTGAAAGCCGAGCCTTATAATAAATAA
- a CDS encoding glycoside hydrolase family 38 C-terminal domain-containing protein translates to MRYILKCALVVLAGLLTAQKISAQTSYFVDGYHGGIYGHYPLWVTKFIADNADREKDWRLNLEIEPETWDTVAEKDPENYERIKRIINDASQNGIAEYVNPTYAQSYFFNSSIESTIRQFQYGVEKLRQHFPLITFTTYASEEPCFTSALPQVLKSFGIRYASLKNPNTCWGGYVRAYGGESLNWLGPDGSSILTVPRYGSEALAKNSTWQTTAWNHSREFVAAAREQGITYPVGMCLQDAGWSNGPWLGHHKPASTRYTTWRSYFNLIAQNPTREHWRLSQEDIQVSLVWGAQVVQRIAQQVRAAENKLTAAEKLAALATLYKGAPYPQKELNSAWKNILLAQHHDCWIVPYNRMNDKTWAEHVKEWTGLAGAIAQNIIQQSVKKMAAAAKRNVNRIRIDNPTSFNRDEVVAVSLPNPPGSPFAIESNGNKIPFQMINQDGAGSKLLFKASVPAFGSSIYSIVAAKKKTAPEGAFISRTQNGDYRMETDLYQLTIDAKRGTIRQLIAKQLNHKNFIAEKDTGFNALRGFFYDDNKFVCSTEEKPVVTILENGPVQIRLRIAGTINHNRFFQTLQLQQGEKKIDLTLHIDYKKRAGIGDNYKQYGGYTAEEKRKAFYNDTCKLLVPFPLNLEHQKLTKDAPLDVTESKLSGTFYNRWDDIKNNIIFNWVDITDTISNYGMALFSDHVTSYSYGQNFPLSLTVQYIGVGLWGRKYTVNGPTEMRYALLPHQGNWQNAQLNRETVLWNEPLIAHTGYTQRINAPFIKHLDPGLEVTALYYKGADLYFRITNTGSYKNSHRVLLNCRARRLDFVELDDKSTSSLSTDPTTPVSFNCTIPLFGFKTIRLTEARP, encoded by the coding sequence TTGAGGTATATATTGAAGTGTGCATTGGTTGTTTTAGCGGGTTTACTAACCGCACAAAAGATCAGCGCCCAAACCAGTTATTTTGTAGACGGCTACCACGGAGGGATTTACGGTCATTACCCCCTCTGGGTCACTAAATTTATTGCAGACAATGCAGACCGGGAAAAAGACTGGCGGTTAAACCTGGAGATCGAGCCGGAAACCTGGGACACAGTGGCAGAGAAAGACCCGGAAAACTATGAACGTATAAAGAGGATCATTAATGATGCTTCGCAAAACGGAATTGCCGAATATGTAAACCCCACATACGCGCAAAGCTACTTTTTTAACAGCTCCATCGAAAGTACCATCCGCCAGTTTCAATATGGCGTCGAAAAGCTGCGGCAACATTTCCCTTTAATCACTTTCACTACCTATGCTTCTGAAGAACCGTGTTTTACTTCAGCATTGCCCCAGGTATTAAAATCGTTCGGTATTCGATATGCTTCATTAAAAAACCCCAATACCTGCTGGGGTGGTTATGTAAGAGCGTATGGCGGGGAGTCGTTGAACTGGCTGGGGCCGGATGGTTCATCGATCCTCACCGTTCCAAGATACGGTTCTGAAGCCCTGGCAAAAAATTCGACCTGGCAAACAACAGCCTGGAATCATTCCCGGGAATTTGTAGCTGCTGCCCGGGAACAGGGCATTACGTACCCGGTAGGAATGTGCCTGCAAGACGCGGGATGGAGCAACGGTCCCTGGCTCGGTCATCACAAACCGGCATCCACCCGTTATACTACCTGGCGTAGTTATTTTAACCTGATCGCACAAAACCCAACCAGAGAGCACTGGCGCCTGAGCCAAGAAGACATACAGGTAAGCCTGGTTTGGGGCGCACAGGTTGTGCAGCGTATTGCGCAACAGGTACGGGCCGCCGAAAATAAATTAACGGCAGCTGAAAAACTGGCGGCCCTGGCCACTTTATACAAAGGTGCTCCCTATCCTCAGAAGGAACTGAACAGTGCCTGGAAAAACATCCTGTTGGCACAGCACCACGACTGCTGGATTGTGCCCTACAACCGGATGAACGATAAAACCTGGGCAGAGCATGTAAAAGAATGGACCGGTCTTGCAGGCGCTATTGCTCAAAATATCATACAACAGTCTGTAAAAAAAATGGCGGCCGCCGCCAAACGAAACGTTAACCGTATCCGGATAGATAACCCCACCTCGTTCAACAGGGATGAAGTGGTTGCTGTAAGCCTTCCAAACCCGCCCGGCAGTCCGTTTGCCATTGAAAGCAATGGTAACAAGATCCCCTTCCAGATGATAAATCAAGATGGCGCTGGCAGCAAGCTCCTTTTTAAAGCCTCCGTTCCCGCATTCGGCAGCAGCATTTATTCTATAGTTGCTGCTAAAAAAAAGACAGCGCCGGAGGGAGCATTCATTAGCCGTACACAGAACGGCGATTACCGCATGGAAACGGATCTGTACCAGCTGACGATCGATGCAAAGCGGGGAACTATAAGACAACTGATCGCAAAGCAACTCAATCACAAAAACTTTATTGCAGAAAAAGATACCGGGTTTAATGCCCTGCGCGGCTTCTTTTATGATGACAACAAATTTGTCTGCAGCACGGAGGAAAAGCCGGTAGTTACCATACTCGAAAACGGCCCTGTTCAGATCCGGCTCCGGATCGCGGGCACCATCAATCATAACCGCTTTTTCCAGACCCTGCAATTACAGCAGGGCGAAAAAAAGATCGATCTTACATTACATATCGACTATAAAAAAAGAGCAGGTATTGGCGACAATTATAAACAATACGGCGGTTATACCGCAGAGGAAAAACGCAAAGCCTTTTATAATGACACCTGCAAACTGCTGGTGCCTTTTCCATTAAACCTTGAGCATCAAAAGCTCACTAAAGATGCCCCGCTCGATGTTACCGAAAGCAAGCTATCCGGCACCTTTTATAACAGGTGGGATGACATAAAAAACAATATCATTTTTAACTGGGTTGATATTACAGATACCATCAGCAATTATGGAATGGCGCTATTCTCCGATCATGTAACCAGCTACTCATACGGGCAAAACTTTCCACTGTCGCTTACCGTTCAGTATATTGGTGTTGGTTTATGGGGAAGAAAGTATACGGTGAACGGTCCTACCGAAATGCGCTACGCGTTGCTACCGCACCAGGGCAACTGGCAAAACGCGCAGCTGAACAGGGAAACCGTATTATGGAACGAGCCGTTGATCGCTCATACCGGCTATACGCAACGCATTAACGCCCCGTTCATTAAACACCTGGATCCGGGGCTTGAAGTAACGGCATTATACTATAAAGGTGCAGACCTGTACTTCAGAATCACAAATACCGGCTCCTACAAAAACAGCCATCGCGTATTGCTGAACTGCCGTGCCCGCCGCCTGGATTTTGTTGAACTCGACGACAAAAGCACATCTTCACTCAGTACCGACCCGACAACGCCGGTTTCTTTTAATTGCACGATTCCCCTGTTCGGGTTTAAAACGATCCGGTTAACAGAAGCAAGACCTTAA